In one Rutidosis leptorrhynchoides isolate AG116_Rl617_1_P2 chromosome 8, CSIRO_AGI_Rlap_v1, whole genome shotgun sequence genomic region, the following are encoded:
- the LOC139864991 gene encoding annexin D4: MAFSDELNVVNKAFSGLGIDEKSLISILGKWDTNQLKSFRLRTPHFFGEDDRSFEKLVQNQINLLKFDFLRFKTAMVLWTMHPWERDARLINDALLDGPKSNNVIIEIACTRSSDELLGARRAYHSLFERSIEEDVASHVTTDERKLFVALVSAYRYEGPKVNEEVAKSEAKILYSAVKNADKKNPLLDDDVVTILSTRSKSHIKSLFKYYVDLSGSSIDVDLDINVSLKDTIQCLCTPPTYFCKVMETAMAKEVDENTREGLTRVIVTRADIDMKLIKEEYRNKYTITLSEKIEDVANGNYKDFLLTLIAREENK; this comes from the exons ATGGCGTTTTCTGATGAACTGAATGTTGTCAACAAAGCCTTCTCTG GACTTGGAATCGATGAGAAATCACTAATCTCAATTTTGGGGAAGTGGGATACAAATCAACTAAAATCATTCAGATTAAGGACTCCCCATTTCTTTGGTGAGGATGATCGCTCTTTTGAGAAATTGGTTCAAAATCAAATTAATCTACTCAAGTTCGATTTCTTGCGCTTTAAG ACAGCAATGGTACTGTGGACAATGCATCCATGGGAAAGAGATGCACGTTTGATTAACGATGCATTGTTAGATGGGCCTAAATCTAACAACGTCATCATAGAGATCGCATGCACAAGATCTTCAGATGAGTTACTTGGTGCACGAAGAGCTTATCATTCACTCTTTGAACGATCAATTGAAGAAGACGTTGCTTCGCATGTCACCACCGACGAACGCAAG CTTTTCGTAGCGCTTGTGAGTGCATATCGTTATGAAGGTCCAAAAGTGAACGAAGAAGTCGCAAAATCTGAAGCCAAGATTTTGTACAGCGCGGTGAAAAATGCCGATAAGAAGAACCCTCTATTGGATGATGATGTGGTCACAATCCTGTCTACAAGAAGCAAATCACACATCAAGTCATTGTTTAAGTATTACGTAGATTTGAGTGGTAGCTCTATTGATGTG GATCTTGATATAAACGTGAGCTTGAAAGACACAATTCAATGCCTATGTACCCCACCAACTTACTTTTGCAAG GTTATGGAAACGGCTATGGCAAAAGAAGTAGACGAGAACACAAGAGAAGGTCTTACTAGAGTAATTGTTACTCGAGCTGACATTGATATGAAGTTGATCAAAGAAGAATATCGTAATAAGTACACAATCACGTTATCTGAAAAAATCGAAGATGTGGCAAACGGAAATTATAAAGATTTTCTGCTTACATTAATAGCAAGAGAAGAGAATAAATAG